A genome region from Columba livia isolate bColLiv1 breed racing homer chromosome 2, bColLiv1.pat.W.v2, whole genome shotgun sequence includes the following:
- the MRPL32 gene encoding large ribosomal subunit protein bL32m — translation MAALVMVFSPLPRLRGLLQRCWGRLERGLLPGFSGGQSPPWGPALAVQAPAFLPESASDARESNEAPSLLDSILWMAAPKKRRTIEVNRCRRRNPNKLIKVKRNIDVCPECGNLKQKHVLCGYCYAKVKAETRLIRLEIRKKEGGPFNTPTVETVVLYDGEKPTENDKGKRIIERARKRPSWFVQN, via the exons ATGGCGGCTCTGGTGATGGTTTTCTCTCCGCTGCCGCGGCTCCGCGGgctcctccagcgctgctgGGGGCGGCTGGAGCGCGGCCTCTTGCCGGGTTTCTCCGGGGGCCAGAGCCCGCCCTGGG gaCCAGCACTAGCAGTCCAAGCTCCAGCTTTTCTGCCAGAGTCAGCAAGCGATGCTAGAGAAAGTAACGAGGCGCCTAGCCTCTTGGACAGCATCTTGTGGATGGCGGCGCCAAAGAAGAGGCGCACCATTGAAGTGAACCGCTGCAGGCGAAGAAATCCCAACAAGCTTATAAAAGTCAAG aGGAACATAGATGTTTGCCCTGAGTGTGGAAACCTGAAACAGAAACATGTCCTTTGTGGCTATTGTTATGCAAAGGTCAAAGCAGAAACTCGACTGATACGTCTGGAAATACGTAAAAAGGAGGGAGGACCATTTAATACTCCTACTGTAGAGACTGTCGTCCTTTATGATGGagaaaagcccacagaaaatgACAAGGGCAAGCGAATCATTGAAAGAGCCAGGAAACGTCCATCTTGGTTTGTTCAAAATTGA